Genomic window (Capsicum annuum cultivar UCD-10X-F1 chromosome 10, UCD10Xv1.1, whole genome shotgun sequence):
NNNNNNNNNNNNNNNNNNNNNNNNNNNNNNNNNNNNNNNNNCAGAACTTACTCCTACCTCGTCGAGGTAGAGAAGCTGTCTCCGAAGGGCCAACGAATTAAcgacaaaacaacaacaacaacaacaataacatactaaGTAAAATCCAACAAGTGCGGTCCGGAGAGGGTAGCGTGTAcctagaccttacccctacctcgtgaAGGTAGAGAAGCTGTTTCCGAAGGACCAAAGAGTTAACGACGAACGTCGAATTATAAACTGACAGCAATGCTATTACTTGTAGAATGATACAATTTGTCTCATTTACAATCTTCAACAACCTTTCAAAATTCTATgagaaaacacataaaacaatgtGCATAGCACTCTCCTATCTAGTTACTAAAGAccgttgctcggactcttcaaaaatgtcatcgggTGCGTGTCCGATCCTTCAAAAGTAGCGcttttttggaggatccgacacgggtgcggcaacatttttggacaGTCCAAGCAACTTAGACTAAAGAAACCTTCTGCAGCATTTCAATATGGAACAGACTATACACAACCATGAACAGATGCAAACATTATACAATGACGAAAAAACGATGTACACCAGTCTTGCTGCTGTCTACATGATGAACTTGATATTCGGATTTCTTATAGATTTCAGCCACATATCTGCCATTACACGCGACGATATGCTCCATAGCAAGTCTTGGCCTTTTAGTGGTGAAGCTTTCTTTGCTTTCTTGGCCATTTTACCTAGTCCATAAGCTACTAGCCATTGCATTGCTGTCAGTTTCTGCTTTTCTGTGTCCCATGCGTTCTTCCTTCCTCTGCTCCTGACTTTTAGCCCGCCAATACCAAGCGATGCGATTTTGAACTTCCTTTCATCATCATCGATGTTGTTAGTTTCATCATCGATACGAATGGCTTGAACTAGTACAATCATAGGTCCTCCAACTGCCTCGAACTGCCTCAACGGATCCCTCAGTTGAACCACAACCAAGATCATTATACTCTCGCTTTTGTCATCTTTTGTCCAATCTTCGAGTGGAACTGCAGAGTCTAACGTGTGATCCTGATCATCTTTCTTGTTAGCAGAATGAGGGGAAACATCGAAAGGTGCCTCTTCTTCCGCGATATCTGCTTGAATTTTCAATGCTTCGACTGTCATTGCCTCCATTTTCTGCAGTGCGAATGCTAGAATCTCGTCCACTGTCAGCGGTTTGTCGCTGATGTTCCATATCCCCGTAGAGATCCTCTCGTTCCGACTTGTGTTCATCGCTGCTGCCATCGATTTCACTACTGCAACTGTCTGAGCAGCGGTTGAGCTAGCGCCACCTTCTTTGTTCCTCCCTTGAATAATTGCTGAAGCAATGCCTTCAAACGCTATCTGCTCTGCTGTTTTGCCAACGAGTTCTTCCATTGGCATCATCGATAAGATCTTGGACGTAAATTCCTCTATCCCAATAGCTGCCATCTTCTGGAACAACTCGAATCCACTCACAGACGATGGAATCGATGGAAGCACAAGTGGTTTCGATATCTGCATCGCGAGTTTTGCTGTATCTTTTCTCAAAACAGTAGTATTAAGAGGATTCATAGCTGCCAAGAAACCTCCATTTCTTGTTTGAACAACACAACCTAACCCCTTCGCAAGATCCGGTATAAATACACCCGATTTTCCCTTTCCGCTGTCTTCATTTCCTCCTCCGCCTTGAAGCTTTAACGCGGGGGATTCTTGAGTATCCATCTTGTACTGGTTAACGCCTGGATCTTCGAGCATTTGGAGGAATTCCCTTGTCACGGTTTCCTCATCCGCGTCCAACCTTTGCGATTCAGAGTCATCCTCCTCCGTCTTGACAGTGTTTTCGTCTTTAAACATGGATTCAAGCGCTTTGATTTGCTGAGCTATCGAATCAAGCGCTGATAATCTTGTCAAATGCATCTGATCGTGCACCACGACTTCCTTGACAACCTCATTACTTGATGATACCGATCTTTTATCAGAATTACCTTCCGATCGcgcttcttcttcctcctccgcCTCTCCCTCTACTTCTTTTGTTGCTTCAGTTTCAACTCCTTTGTCTTGAATTTCAATTCCTTTATCCACAATATCGAACTCGGGGAGATCAAGATCCTCAGCCTTCGACCCCGGCTCCTCCTTTACTGACTCGTCATCTAGATTCAACTCATCGATCCCTTGAAGATTCGCTGTCGTTCCTGACTGTGAAGGAGTCCAATTAGCTGAACTTAAACTGGACATTCGTGGACTCGGCACGCTAAAAGATGTCTTCGATTGCTTTCTAGCAAacgaagatgaagatgaagacgAGTAACTCTTCGCGCTCTTCGTCCCACCTTCAGCCTGAGTATAAATCCCAACTCCACCATCTTTCTCCATGATCTGAAATCCCAGTTTGAGTACTA
Coding sequences:
- the LOC107845528 gene encoding protein PLASTID MOVEMENT IMPAIRED 1 → MADYSTSRRKSNTQLLQELEALSETLYQPPTTTTTRRTASLVLPRDSIPPVESLTGGPKNDDDIIVNPKPRSRRMSLSPWRSRPSEDNSIQQQSSRSSSISSSSKLTKKSDSSKGTGESTAEKKGLWNWKPIRALAHIGMQKLSCLFSVEVVTVQGLPTSMNGLRLSVCVRKKETKDGAVQTMPSRVSQGAADFEETLFIRCHVYYTPASGGGGTRFKFEPRPFSIYVFAVDAEELDFGKNIVDLSEMIEESIQKSFEGSRIRQWDTSYTLSGKAKGGELVLKLGFQIMEKDGGVGIYTQAEGGTKSAKSYSSSSSSSFARKQSKTSFSVPSPRMSSLSSANWTPSQSGTTANLQGIDELNLDDESVKEEPGSKAEDLDLPEFDIVDKGIEIQDKGVETEATKEVEGEAEEEEEARSEGNSDKRSVSSSNEVVKEVVVHDQMHLTRLSALDSIAQQIKALESMFKDENTVKTEEDDSESQRLDADEETVTREFLQMLEDPGVNQYKMDTQESPALKLQGGGGNEDSGKGKSGVFIPDLAKGLGCVVQTRNGGFLAAMNPLNTTVLRKDTAKLAMQISKPLVLPSIPSSVSGFELFQKMAAIGIEEFTSKILSMMPMEELVGKTAEQIAFEGIASAIIQGRNKEGGASSTAAQTVAVVKSMAAAMNTSRNERISTGIWNISDKPLTVDEILAFALQKMEAMTVEALKIQADIAEEEAPFDVSPHSANKKDDQDHTLDSAVPLEDWTKDDKSESIMILVVVQLRDPLRQFEAVGGPMIVLVQAIRIDDETNNIDDDERKFKIASLGIGGLKVRSRGRKNAWDTEKQKLTAMQWLVAYGLGKMAKKAKKASPLKGQDLLWSISSRVMADMWLKSIRNPNIKFIM